The Deinococcus arcticus genome has a window encoding:
- a CDS encoding glycosyltransferase family 4 protein, with product MRLVFWQQFYSPHQYALLNALSHHAQVQTVDLVLDQDVSQERQNMHWAALPYEHLTVHRHPDLAQIELLVQQAGTVHVFSGLHLDPTSSTGLRRCTQLGRPVAMMAEAGDWHGHGLKRYPRLALHMWRRLRYGRHLCQILAIGELGVRWYRRVGYPSKCLTPFAYFVAPERLPNATAPAVPEILFVGRALAYKGGELLLQALSHLKDQTWHATLITQGPEREAWERCSRVLGLHDRVTFTDFKPPEQVLRHMADASMLVLPNIADEGWGAVVNEALFQGTPVLCTTLTGASDMVRGVTERGQVTEPTEEALVLALRRQLERGHPSMNDRAQIIKGVKEQWSGESGANRLVQALSPCLHKRGT from the coding sequence ATGCGCTTGGTGTTCTGGCAGCAATTCTATAGCCCCCATCAGTACGCGCTGCTGAACGCCCTCTCCCATCACGCCCAAGTTCAGACTGTGGATCTCGTCCTCGACCAAGATGTGTCTCAGGAGCGGCAGAACATGCACTGGGCCGCTCTACCCTACGAGCATCTCACGGTCCACCGGCACCCTGATCTGGCGCAGATAGAGCTGCTGGTGCAGCAAGCCGGCACGGTGCATGTGTTTTCTGGGCTTCATCTTGACCCAACGTCCAGCACCGGGCTCAGACGGTGCACGCAGTTAGGGCGGCCGGTGGCCATGATGGCTGAGGCGGGCGACTGGCATGGACATGGTCTGAAACGCTATCCCCGGCTGGCCCTACATATGTGGCGACGACTGCGCTATGGCCGGCACCTGTGCCAGATTCTGGCCATCGGTGAGCTGGGTGTGCGCTGGTATCGCCGCGTAGGGTACCCATCCAAGTGCCTGACACCTTTTGCTTATTTCGTGGCTCCAGAACGTCTACCCAACGCAACCGCACCTGCAGTGCCGGAGATACTTTTTGTAGGTCGAGCTTTGGCCTATAAGGGTGGAGAGCTGTTGTTACAGGCGCTGTCTCATTTGAAAGATCAGACATGGCACGCCACTCTCATTACGCAGGGACCGGAGCGTGAAGCCTGGGAGCGCTGCAGCAGGGTTCTGGGTTTACATGATCGTGTGACCTTCACGGACTTCAAGCCACCCGAACAGGTGCTGCGGCACATGGCCGACGCCTCAATGCTTGTGTTGCCCAACATTGCCGATGAAGGTTGGGGAGCTGTAGTCAATGAGGCGCTCTTTCAGGGCACGCCAGTTCTTTGTACAACCCTTACAGGGGCAAGCGATATGGTACGCGGGGTCACTGAACGCGGTCAGGTCACTGAGCCAACAGAAGAGGCACTCGTGCTGGCACTCAGGAGGCAGCTTGAGCGGGGCCATCCCTCCATGAATGACCGAGCGCAGATCATCAAGGGTGTGAAGGAGCAGTGGTCTGGAGAGAGTGGGGCCAACCGGCTGGTTCAGGCTCTGTCCCCTTGTCTGCACAAGAGGGGAACGTGA
- a CDS encoding polysaccharide biosynthesis C-terminal domain-containing protein, which yields MRIGITGARGLLGTHLQAYLRGQPETQVVSGGREVFASAQATQAFVRQCDAIVHLAGMNRGEDQEVAATNIRLCEQLVEALEAAGERPHVLFSSSTHIERDTAYGASKRQAAAVLRAWAGRSGTRFANVILPGVFGEGGKPFYNSVVSTFCFQVARGETPSANAQAPIEQLHAQAVARQMHALLLQGATGDVRVQGEELTVGQLLSKLQGFHTLYSQHIVPDVRRDFDRDLFNTYRSYLYPGHYPVALPLHTDPRGSLFEAIKSPNGGQTFLSTTHPGVTRGNHYHTRKIERFLVTGGEAEIKLRHVTGQEVQTFRVQGETPAYVDIPTLHTHNITNVGQGLLTTLFWTHELYDPEHPDTFPEPVEPV from the coding sequence ATGAGGATCGGTATCACTGGGGCGCGGGGTCTGCTGGGCACGCATCTTCAGGCCTACCTGCGGGGGCAACCAGAAACGCAGGTGGTGTCAGGCGGGCGAGAAGTCTTCGCCTCGGCCCAGGCCACGCAGGCGTTCGTGCGGCAATGTGACGCCATAGTCCACCTCGCAGGCATGAACAGGGGAGAGGACCAGGAGGTGGCAGCCACCAACATACGGCTCTGTGAGCAGCTGGTCGAGGCGCTGGAGGCTGCCGGAGAGCGGCCCCACGTCCTGTTTTCTTCATCCACCCACATTGAGCGGGACACGGCTTATGGAGCGTCGAAGCGGCAGGCGGCGGCGGTGCTGCGGGCTTGGGCAGGGCGCAGCGGCACCCGGTTCGCCAATGTGATCCTGCCTGGCGTGTTTGGGGAGGGCGGCAAACCCTTTTACAACTCGGTGGTGTCCACGTTCTGTTTTCAGGTGGCCCGGGGCGAGACGCCCAGCGCGAATGCACAGGCGCCCATTGAACAGCTGCACGCCCAGGCGGTGGCCCGGCAGATGCACGCTCTGCTTCTGCAGGGCGCAACGGGGGACGTTCGTGTTCAGGGTGAGGAGCTGACAGTGGGTCAGCTGCTGAGCAAGTTACAAGGCTTTCACACCCTGTACAGCCAGCACATCGTGCCTGATGTGCGCCGGGACTTTGACCGGGATCTGTTTAACACCTACCGCTCCTACCTGTACCCAGGCCACTATCCGGTTGCGCTGCCCCTGCACACCGATCCCCGGGGCAGCCTCTTTGAGGCGATCAAGAGCCCCAACGGAGGGCAGACCTTTCTCTCTACCACGCACCCCGGTGTCACGCGGGGCAACCACTACCACACCCGGAAGATTGAGCGCTTTCTGGTTACAGGGGGCGAAGCCGAGATCAAACTCCGGCATGTCACCGGGCAAGAGGTGCAGACCTTCCGCGTGCAGGGTGAGACGCCAGCCTATGTCGACATTCCCACACTGCACACGCACAACATTACCAACGTGGGCCAGGGCCTGCTGACCACCCTGTTCTGGACCCATGAACTGTACGACCCCGAACACCCCGATACCTTTCCAGAACCTGTGGAGCCTGTATGA
- a CDS encoding polysaccharide biosynthesis protein — MQNLNGKTVLITGGTGSFGNELLQLIKDSEVAEVRVFSRDELKQEHMRVRMKNSRVKFHIGDIRDRQSVDQAMEGVDLVFHAAALKQVPSCEFFPMQAVMTNVVGSHNVIESAIAHRVGSVVCLSTDKAVFPVNAMGMTKGLMEKVATAAARRLGEGSSTVVSTVRYGNVMYSRGSVIPLFVEQIKQGRPLTVTDPNMTRFLLSLRSAIDLVLFAFEHARQGDIFVRKAPASTVADLAQAVKNLFGADVPVEIIGTRHAEKLFETLATSGELVNAEDMGDYLRLVMDDRDLNYAKYFTEGEPEEALIDDYTSHNTERLTVAQVEDLLRSLPAFEQDLLAYHSGPR, encoded by the coding sequence ATGCAAAATTTGAATGGCAAAACGGTATTGATTACCGGCGGCACAGGCTCTTTCGGCAACGAACTGTTACAGCTCATCAAGGATTCAGAGGTGGCCGAGGTGCGTGTCTTCAGCCGGGACGAGCTGAAGCAGGAGCACATGCGCGTCCGCATGAAAAACTCCAGGGTCAAATTCCACATCGGTGATATTCGTGACCGGCAAAGTGTGGATCAGGCCATGGAGGGTGTGGACCTCGTGTTCCACGCGGCCGCCCTCAAGCAGGTGCCCTCTTGCGAGTTTTTTCCGATGCAAGCGGTGATGACCAATGTGGTGGGCAGCCACAACGTCATCGAGTCGGCCATCGCGCACCGGGTCGGCTCCGTCGTCTGTCTCAGCACCGATAAGGCCGTGTTCCCCGTGAATGCCATGGGCATGACCAAGGGCCTGATGGAAAAGGTCGCCACGGCGGCCGCGCGGCGACTTGGGGAAGGAAGCTCAACAGTGGTGTCGACGGTGCGGTACGGCAACGTGATGTATTCACGTGGTTCCGTCATTCCACTGTTTGTTGAGCAAATCAAGCAGGGGCGTCCCCTGACCGTGACCGACCCCAACATGACCCGCTTCCTGCTTTCACTGCGCAGCGCGATTGATCTGGTGCTCTTTGCCTTCGAGCATGCGCGCCAGGGCGACATCTTTGTGCGCAAGGCCCCGGCTTCCACGGTAGCGGACCTGGCACAGGCTGTGAAAAACCTTTTTGGAGCCGACGTTCCCGTTGAGATTATCGGCACCCGTCATGCCGAGAAGCTGTTCGAGACCCTGGCCACCTCCGGGGAACTGGTGAATGCCGAGGATATGGGCGACTATCTGCGACTGGTTATGGATGACCGGGACCTGAATTATGCCAAGTACTTCACCGAAGGGGAGCCCGAAGAGGCGCTGATTGACGACTACACCTCGCACAACACCGAGCGGCTGACGGTGGCGCAGGTGGAAGACCTGTTGCGTTCCCTGCCCGCTTTCGAGCAGGACCTGCTCGCCTACCACAGCGGGCCACGATGA
- the wecB gene encoding non-hydrolyzing UDP-N-acetylglucosamine 2-epimerase, whose translation MTPHLTRRLKVMTVVGTRPEIIRLSRVLARLDECTDHVLVHTGQNYDYELNGVFFRDLGVRQPDHFLEAAGATAAETIGQILIRMDPLLAQEQPDALLILGDTNSCLAAINAKRRKVPIFHMEAGNRCFDQRVPEETNRKIVDHTSDINLTYSSIAREYLLREGLDPARVIKTGSPMFEVLQHYRAQIDASDVLARLDLTPQSYFVVSAHREENVDSDVNLHRLHETLNTVAAHFGQRVIVSTHPRTQKRIDAAGLQFHPNVELLRPLGFHDYVHLQLHARAVLSDSGTITEESSILNFPALNIREAHERPEGMEEAAVMLTGLNVTRVMQGLTILEGQPRGDQRLLRLVEDYAMPNVSDKVVRLILSYTDYVNRVVWRKGL comes from the coding sequence ATGACGCCTCATCTCACCCGCCGCCTCAAAGTGATGACGGTGGTCGGAACCCGTCCGGAAATTATTCGGCTCTCCCGGGTGCTGGCCCGGCTGGATGAATGCACTGACCACGTGCTCGTACACACTGGCCAGAACTACGATTATGAGCTCAATGGCGTGTTTTTCCGCGACCTGGGGGTGCGCCAGCCGGACCATTTTCTGGAGGCGGCCGGCGCAACGGCCGCCGAGACCATCGGGCAGATTCTCATTCGCATGGATCCCCTGCTGGCCCAGGAGCAGCCCGACGCCCTGCTGATTCTGGGAGACACCAACAGCTGCCTGGCCGCCATCAATGCCAAGCGGCGCAAAGTTCCCATTTTTCACATGGAAGCGGGGAACCGCTGTTTTGATCAGCGGGTGCCCGAGGAAACCAACCGCAAGATTGTGGACCACACCAGCGACATCAACCTGACCTATTCCTCGATTGCCCGGGAGTATCTGCTGCGCGAAGGACTGGATCCGGCGCGCGTCATCAAGACCGGCAGTCCCATGTTCGAGGTGCTGCAGCACTACCGGGCGCAGATAGACGCCTCCGATGTCCTGGCCCGGCTGGACCTGACGCCTCAGAGCTACTTTGTGGTGAGTGCCCACCGCGAGGAAAACGTTGATTCCGATGTCAACTTACACAGGCTGCACGAGACGCTGAACACCGTGGCCGCCCACTTTGGGCAGCGCGTGATTGTCTCCACACACCCCCGTACCCAGAAGCGGATTGACGCCGCCGGGCTGCAATTTCACCCGAATGTGGAGTTGCTCAGACCTCTGGGCTTTCACGATTATGTTCACCTGCAACTGCATGCCCGCGCCGTCCTGTCAGACTCCGGGACCATCACCGAGGAGTCCAGCATTCTGAACTTCCCGGCCCTCAACATTCGCGAGGCCCACGAGCGGCCCGAGGGAATGGAGGAAGCGGCCGTGATGCTGACCGGACTGAATGTCACGCGGGTCATGCAGGGGCTGACCATCCTGGAGGGGCAGCCCAGGGGGGACCAGAGACTGCTGCGGCTGGTCGAGGACTACGCCATGCCCAATGTCTCGGACAAGGTGGTCCGCCTGATCCTGAGTTACACGGACTATGTCAACCGCGTGGTGTGGCGCAAAGGGCTGTAA
- a CDS encoding glycosyltransferase, whose amino-acid sequence MPDPMSQRPGRRVLIVMDAYLPGRLAGGPVTSVANMIEALRGEIEFVVVTRNADLNGELYPDVPLGTPVAVGAASVIYLAGADFRARNILKIAASLQADTLYLNSFFSVRTIRLLLQLSSRRGLFRAVVLAPRGEFSPGALALKAKKKRVYLQLFQRLHLQQVVTTFQASSPLEERDIYRALGPVRVKVAADMPDITAAGPASAAPASARLVFIGRISPMKNLLYSLQLLTTLQQPIEFDIYGPLEDQGYWQQCQRVMATLPPQIKVAYRGVLTHEAVTATFACYTAFLLPTQGENYGHVVLEALSGGCPVILSDRTPWQDLNAYGVGWVCDLDEPSQFRKAVAQVLNESAEEAQARRERCVAYAQRVASDPEVREDNLQLFAPGA is encoded by the coding sequence ATGCCTGATCCCATGAGCCAGCGGCCTGGGCGCCGTGTGCTGATTGTGATGGACGCCTATCTCCCCGGTCGTCTGGCGGGTGGGCCTGTGACCAGCGTGGCCAATATGATTGAGGCGTTGCGCGGAGAAATCGAGTTTGTCGTGGTGACCCGCAATGCGGACCTCAATGGCGAACTCTACCCGGATGTGCCCCTCGGCACTCCCGTTGCGGTCGGTGCAGCCTCGGTCATCTATCTGGCCGGCGCCGATTTTCGTGCTCGGAACATTCTCAAGATCGCCGCCTCATTGCAGGCCGACACCCTCTATCTCAACAGTTTCTTCTCGGTCCGGACCATCCGGCTGCTGCTTCAGCTCAGCAGCCGTCGGGGTCTGTTTCGCGCGGTGGTCCTGGCCCCCCGGGGTGAATTCTCACCTGGAGCCTTGGCTCTCAAAGCGAAAAAGAAACGGGTCTATTTGCAGCTTTTTCAGCGCCTTCACCTTCAGCAGGTGGTGACGACGTTTCAGGCATCCAGTCCCCTGGAGGAACGGGATATCTACCGCGCCCTGGGACCGGTCCGGGTGAAGGTGGCAGCGGATATGCCCGACATTACAGCTGCTGGGCCTGCTTCTGCAGCCCCGGCGTCTGCACGGCTGGTGTTCATCGGGCGCATTTCACCCATGAAAAATCTTCTGTATAGCCTGCAACTCTTGACCACCCTTCAGCAGCCAATCGAGTTTGATATTTACGGACCGCTGGAGGATCAGGGCTACTGGCAGCAGTGCCAACGGGTCATGGCAACGCTTCCTCCGCAGATCAAGGTTGCCTACCGGGGCGTTCTGACACATGAGGCGGTCACGGCCACATTTGCGTGCTACACCGCTTTTTTGCTGCCAACGCAGGGGGAAAACTATGGGCATGTGGTCCTGGAGGCCCTGAGTGGGGGCTGCCCGGTCATTCTGAGTGACCGCACGCCCTGGCAGGACCTTAACGCCTATGGGGTCGGGTGGGTCTGCGATCTGGACGAGCCATCCCAGTTTCGCAAGGCGGTGGCACAGGTCCTGAATGAGTCGGCTGAAGAAGCTCAGGCGCGGCGGGAGCGCTGCGTAGCCTATGCCCAGCGCGTGGCCAGTGATCCTGAAGTGCGAGAAGATAATCTCCAGTTGTTTGCGCCCGGGGCTTAG
- a CDS encoding glycosyltransferase family 4 protein, producing the protein MHVLVVTQYFWPENFRINDLVMGLHQRGHRITVLTGHPNYPSGRFTHGYQGHQVREEQYEEIRVLRVPLLARGQRSGVRLLLNYASFALMASVLGPLLTRERFDVMFVYEPSPMTVGYPAMVLKRLTGRPIVFYVQDLWPESLSATGFVKHPWALKAVEWMVRGIYRACDRILVTSRAFMPRVQRLGVAPERIGYYPQYAEGFYQPLPTNPAWAHQNGLPRGFTIMFAGNMGTAQDLMTVLATAERLRDEEINWVFVGDGSVRAEMEARVQAQGLHRVVFLGSHPASEMPHFFAQADALLVSLTRDELFALTVPAKLQSYLACGRPILAALAGEGAQIVEEAGAGLTCAPQDAGALAEAALQLRALPEAERLEMGRRGRQYFEAHFEREALLTDLEQTLQQIGGMQ; encoded by the coding sequence ATGCACGTTCTGGTTGTCACCCAGTATTTCTGGCCCGAGAATTTCCGGATCAATGATCTAGTGATGGGACTTCACCAGCGCGGCCACCGGATCACGGTCCTGACCGGTCACCCCAACTACCCGTCGGGCCGCTTTACCCACGGCTATCAGGGCCATCAGGTGAGAGAGGAACAGTACGAAGAGATTCGTGTGCTGCGCGTGCCACTGCTGGCCCGGGGGCAGCGCAGCGGCGTACGGCTGCTGCTGAATTACGCCTCCTTTGCCCTGATGGCCAGTGTGCTGGGGCCCTTGTTGACCCGCGAACGCTTCGACGTGATGTTTGTCTATGAGCCCTCACCTATGACTGTGGGCTATCCGGCCATGGTGCTCAAACGTCTGACCGGCCGACCCATTGTGTTTTACGTGCAGGATCTGTGGCCGGAAAGTCTCTCTGCCACAGGTTTCGTCAAGCACCCCTGGGCGCTGAAAGCGGTTGAATGGATGGTGCGCGGCATCTACCGCGCCTGTGACCGCATTCTGGTCACCTCACGCGCCTTTATGCCCAGGGTGCAGCGCCTGGGGGTCGCCCCGGAGCGCATTGGGTACTATCCGCAGTATGCCGAGGGCTTCTACCAGCCTTTGCCGACAAACCCGGCCTGGGCCCACCAGAACGGTCTGCCGCGCGGATTCACCATCATGTTTGCGGGCAACATGGGCACAGCGCAGGATCTCATGACGGTGCTGGCCACGGCCGAGCGGCTACGTGACGAGGAAATCAACTGGGTCTTTGTGGGTGACGGCAGCGTGCGCGCCGAGATGGAGGCGCGTGTCCAGGCGCAGGGCCTGCACCGGGTGGTCTTCCTGGGCAGTCACCCGGCCAGCGAGATGCCCCACTTCTTCGCGCAGGCGGACGCCCTGCTGGTGTCCCTTACCCGCGATGAGCTGTTCGCCCTGACGGTGCCCGCCAAACTGCAGTCTTACCTGGCCTGTGGGCGCCCCATCCTGGCCGCTCTGGCAGGCGAGGGCGCCCAGATTGTTGAGGAGGCGGGAGCTGGGCTTACCTGTGCGCCCCAGGACGCCGGCGCGCTGGCAGAGGCCGCCTTGCAGTTGCGCGCCCTGCCCGAGGCCGAACGGTTGGAGATGGGCCGGCGTGGTCGCCAGTATTTTGAGGCCCATTTTGAGCGCGAAGCCCTGCTGACAGACCTGGAACAGACCCTGCAGCAGATCGGAGGCATGCAGTGA
- a CDS encoding glycosyltransferase: MTPRGVALLVPDITARRGMERATTNLANALAGAGWPVRLISVFSNGAPAAYPLTPDVELLHLGLQREVSNNVQRLVKLAHTLRHLAKPTQTAEVIIAAEGMLAVNAAILKMQRPWQQVIAWEHLLSELDPPLYRRLRRAFYPMLDAVVVLNEHERLAFASWGLKHVVRIPNVTSFPEVQVADYDQPRAISVGAHTADRVKGFDRLIPEAAPVLRTQPQWKIVIVGRDVPGPELEQLATAHGVAEQVERLAAVSDISAQYRRASFMVMASRHEALPMVILEAKAHGLATLAYDVPHGPREMITDGVDGFLVPDGDSVTFARRFEQLVTGEALRRQLGEAAAQSAAQYSPQAIAEQWRPLLQRSRARTTQRRPGNV, from the coding sequence ATGACCCCACGCGGAGTTGCTCTGCTTGTTCCAGACATTACTGCCAGACGGGGCATGGAGCGGGCCACAACGAATTTGGCCAATGCATTGGCGGGTGCGGGGTGGCCTGTTCGCCTGATCAGCGTGTTTTCAAATGGTGCGCCAGCGGCCTATCCCCTGACGCCAGATGTGGAGTTGCTGCACTTGGGACTGCAGCGAGAAGTGAGTAACAATGTGCAGCGCTTGGTCAAACTTGCACATACATTGCGGCATCTGGCAAAGCCAACTCAAACTGCGGAGGTCATCATCGCTGCAGAAGGCATGCTGGCAGTCAACGCCGCGATTCTGAAGATGCAGCGCCCCTGGCAGCAGGTAATTGCCTGGGAACATCTCCTGAGCGAACTTGACCCTCCCCTGTACCGACGTCTGCGGCGCGCTTTCTATCCTATGCTTGACGCGGTTGTGGTCCTGAACGAGCACGAGCGCCTCGCCTTTGCCTCCTGGGGTCTGAAGCATGTGGTGCGCATTCCCAATGTCACTTCCTTTCCTGAAGTGCAGGTGGCAGATTACGATCAACCGAGGGCCATCTCTGTCGGTGCGCACACGGCTGATCGAGTCAAAGGTTTTGACCGTTTGATTCCTGAGGCTGCGCCTGTACTGCGTACCCAGCCACAGTGGAAGATTGTGATCGTCGGACGGGATGTGCCTGGCCCAGAGCTGGAACAACTGGCCACGGCGCATGGGGTTGCCGAGCAGGTCGAACGCCTGGCTGCTGTGAGCGACATCTCGGCACAGTATCGCCGGGCTTCTTTTATGGTGATGGCGTCCCGGCATGAGGCGTTACCGATGGTCATTCTCGAGGCCAAGGCCCATGGCCTGGCGACCCTGGCCTACGATGTGCCGCACGGCCCGCGAGAGATGATCACCGACGGGGTGGATGGTTTTCTTGTGCCTGACGGCGACTCGGTGACCTTCGCGCGCCGCTTCGAACAGCTGGTGACAGGCGAGGCGCTGCGCCGACAACTGGGAGAAGCCGCCGCCCAGTCTGCGGCGCAGTATTCGCCTCAGGCCATAGCAGAACAGTGGCGCCCACTTCTTCAGCGTTCACGGGCAAGGACGACCCAGCGGCGCCCAGGAAACGTGTAA
- the galE gene encoding UDP-glucose 4-epimerase GalE — MKILVTGGAGYIGSTTCAALEEAGHTPVVLDSLLTGAAAFTHGRIFYKGDVADSALLEQIFEEHPDIALTIHFAARIIVSESVQKPAQYYRENVLGTLALAESLIHLGQTRLVFSSSASVYESPATSYETGFGVSEDSPVRPLSPYARTKLMTEQILADLSVASPMRTLSLRYFNPIGADPLLRSGPYVPDPSHVLGRLLAAAREQVPFEVTGTDYPTRDGTGLRDYIHVWDLAQAHVAAVEHFDQVFVHAQRATGKSAPALVLNVGTGQGVTVRELVQAFQKVSRQPLTVVDAPRRPGDTPGAYARIDRARQWLAWAPQRTTAQAIADALAWEERRPAVLSDHAAPSP, encoded by the coding sequence ATGAAGATTCTGGTGACGGGCGGCGCTGGTTATATAGGAAGCACGACCTGCGCCGCACTGGAAGAAGCAGGGCATACGCCTGTAGTTCTTGATTCGCTTCTAACAGGCGCAGCCGCTTTTACACATGGTCGCATCTTCTACAAAGGCGACGTTGCAGACAGTGCACTCCTTGAACAAATATTTGAGGAACATCCAGATATTGCACTGACCATTCACTTTGCCGCGCGAATCATCGTCAGCGAATCGGTTCAGAAACCCGCACAGTACTACCGGGAGAACGTGCTGGGGACACTCGCATTGGCAGAGAGCCTCATTCATCTGGGACAGACCCGTCTCGTCTTCAGTTCCAGTGCCAGTGTGTATGAGAGCCCAGCAACCAGTTATGAAACAGGGTTTGGGGTTTCGGAAGATAGTCCTGTGCGTCCGCTCAGTCCATACGCGCGCACCAAACTCATGACGGAGCAGATCCTTGCTGATCTGTCCGTAGCCTCGCCGATGCGCACGCTGTCTCTGCGCTACTTCAACCCAATAGGTGCTGATCCACTCCTGCGTTCAGGGCCCTACGTGCCTGACCCTTCTCATGTGCTGGGTCGCCTGCTGGCTGCCGCCCGTGAGCAAGTGCCCTTTGAAGTGACGGGGACTGATTACCCCACCCGTGATGGCACTGGCCTGCGTGACTACATTCATGTCTGGGATCTGGCACAGGCGCACGTGGCGGCGGTTGAACACTTCGACCAAGTCTTCGTGCATGCCCAGCGGGCGACGGGCAAAAGTGCCCCGGCCCTGGTACTCAATGTGGGGACTGGACAGGGCGTAACCGTTCGGGAACTTGTGCAGGCGTTCCAGAAGGTCAGCCGCCAACCCCTCACAGTGGTGGACGCGCCTCGTCGGCCAGGGGATACGCCCGGAGCTTATGCACGAATTGACCGGGCACGCCAGTGGTTGGCCTGGGCCCCCCAACGCACCACGGCACAGGCCATCGCTGACGCCCTGGCCTGGGAAGAACGCCGGCCTGCTGTCCTTTCTGACCATGCTGCTCCTTCGCCCTAA
- a CDS encoding O-antigen ligase family protein, whose product MTAVLSLGRGGRWGQFQVLDLVIPLALALALFPGGVYVSLVLLLVLLFCGRIPDALAANVLLTLANPTIFDTSAMGLLRYIPLLLGMALLWPRNRVADLGVGWSLLSCAALLIFNAALVSQLPSISLFKGVLFILVLWVLFNTDRVDWEAFAFRVDRFIPLYLLLSLPVLAFPSIGFSVNGTGFQGITNQPQAFGVWMSLGASWLLYRSWNGRCALARPWMLLVLPGLLVCILLSEARTALLGFGAAALVTALIMIFRSPRRFGLRLLMALLVLAGGSLLARNNATLETFLFKRSQASDILGAAQASRGFLVERSLENFRAHPLLGIGFGVPSNPETAEISYAPVVGVPIAVALEKGVWISAALEEQGVVGTLALLCVFLALMTYAVVRRSWMALPMMLYFLTSNLGEMTMFSMGGTGQLQWLLLMTSLKLFEPGMTKAPGQVGHA is encoded by the coding sequence GTGACCGCAGTCCTTTCTCTGGGCAGAGGCGGGCGCTGGGGACAGTTTCAGGTCCTGGACCTGGTCATTCCTCTGGCGCTGGCGCTGGCGCTGTTTCCTGGCGGCGTCTATGTGTCACTGGTTCTGCTTCTGGTGCTCCTTTTCTGTGGTCGGATCCCCGATGCGCTGGCCGCAAATGTCTTGCTGACGCTGGCCAATCCAACAATATTTGACACCTCTGCCATGGGCTTACTGCGGTACATCCCGCTGCTCCTGGGTATGGCGCTGCTGTGGCCCAGAAATCGGGTGGCCGATCTGGGTGTGGGGTGGAGCCTCCTGAGCTGCGCCGCGCTCCTGATCTTCAATGCGGCGCTGGTCTCACAGCTTCCCAGTATTTCCCTGTTCAAGGGCGTGCTGTTCATCCTTGTGCTGTGGGTCCTGTTTAACACAGACCGGGTGGATTGGGAGGCATTCGCGTTTCGGGTGGACCGGTTCATTCCGCTGTACCTGCTGCTCAGCCTGCCTGTGCTCGCCTTTCCATCTATTGGGTTTAGTGTGAATGGCACCGGATTTCAGGGCATCACCAATCAGCCACAGGCTTTCGGTGTCTGGATGTCGCTAGGCGCAAGCTGGTTACTCTACCGCTCTTGGAATGGGCGATGCGCACTGGCGCGGCCCTGGATGCTGCTGGTTCTTCCCGGACTGCTGGTGTGCATTCTGCTGTCCGAAGCGCGAACGGCGCTGCTGGGGTTTGGCGCCGCTGCCCTGGTCACAGCACTCATCATGATTTTTCGCAGCCCCAGGCGTTTTGGTCTGCGCCTTCTCATGGCGCTGTTGGTGCTGGCGGGGGGTAGCCTGCTGGCCCGCAATAATGCGACCCTGGAGACATTCCTTTTTAAGCGCTCTCAGGCCAGCGATATTCTGGGGGCTGCCCAGGCTTCACGTGGGTTTCTTGTCGAACGCAGCCTGGAGAATTTCCGCGCCCATCCCCTGCTGGGAATTGGCTTTGGGGTTCCGTCCAACCCTGAAACAGCAGAGATCTCCTATGCACCTGTTGTGGGCGTCCCTATTGCGGTGGCCCTGGAAAAAGGCGTCTGGATTTCTGCCGCTCTGGAGGAGCAGGGGGTGGTGGGGACCCTGGCGCTTCTTTGCGTCTTCCTGGCCCTCATGACATACGCCGTGGTCAGACGAAGTTGGATGGCGCTTCCCATGATGTTGTATTTCCTCACGTCCAATCTGGGAGAGATGACCATGTTCAGTATGGGTGGTACGGGGCAGTTGCAGTGGCTTCTTCTGATGACGTCCCTGAAGCTTTTCGAGCCTGGAATGACAAAGGCACCAGGTCAGGTGGGCCATGCCTGA